A genomic window from Photobacterium gaetbulicola Gung47 includes:
- a CDS encoding putative glycine reductase complex selenoprotein GrdB2, which translates to MVKEIEKVMPVVHIATVVPISKTVGANRIVPAVAIPHPLGNPTMQPAEEKYLRRQLVEKALRALQTKIDDQTVF; encoded by the coding sequence ATGGTCAAAGAAATCGAGAAAGTCATGCCAGTGGTTCACATTGCAACCGTAGTCCCAATTTCGAAAACAGTCGGCGCAAACCGTATTGTTCCAGCCGTGGCAATCCCACACCCACTGGGCAATCCGACTATGCAGCCAGCTGAAGAGAAATACCTGCGTCGTCAGTTAGTCGAGAAGGCACTACGTGCACTTCAGACTAAGATTGATGATCAAACGGTATTCTAA
- a CDS encoding Fatty acid/phospholipid biosynthesis enzyme (COG0416): MANINQQLADTFNAMADGLMSGQFGKKLRIGLTLIGSEHGSEELLRGAQMVARQYSDIEPVLIGCDGPDCGFECYPAADLHECHKVMESLFAEQQLDGCVTLHYAFPLGVSTMGKVVTPSTGREMIIASTTGTTDTQRQAAMLKNAIYGIALAKSTGIEKPTVGVLNVDGAAVCERALRELKQGGYDIQFAESGRADGGIAMRGNDLLQGTPDVMVTDSLTGNLLMKMFSSFTTGGSYEASGFGYGPGLGEGATKQPVNIISRASGAPVVAGAMRLCADAARGEVMKRVDEEWEAATLSGLNSVLTRYCTAKPAAEQTETVVAPPEKVTDAEIGGIDILAIEEACQALWKANIFARTGMGCTGPIVLVAKDDLEQARIRLVEADYIS; the protein is encoded by the coding sequence ATGGCGAATATCAATCAACAACTGGCCGATACTTTCAATGCCATGGCTGATGGCTTGATGAGTGGACAGTTTGGCAAAAAACTTCGCATCGGCCTGACCCTAATTGGCAGCGAGCACGGGTCTGAAGAATTACTGCGCGGGGCACAGATGGTTGCCCGCCAGTACAGTGATATCGAACCTGTCCTGATTGGCTGTGATGGACCAGATTGTGGCTTCGAATGTTATCCGGCAGCGGATCTGCATGAGTGCCACAAGGTGATGGAAAGCCTGTTTGCCGAGCAGCAGCTCGACGGCTGCGTCACCCTTCATTACGCTTTCCCATTAGGAGTGAGCACCATGGGCAAGGTGGTAACACCGTCAACGGGGCGTGAAATGATCATCGCTTCTACGACAGGGACCACCGATACCCAGCGTCAGGCAGCCATGCTGAAAAATGCGATTTACGGTATCGCGCTGGCTAAATCAACAGGGATCGAAAAGCCTACTGTCGGTGTGCTCAATGTGGATGGCGCCGCAGTGTGCGAACGGGCACTGCGTGAGCTGAAGCAGGGTGGTTACGATATCCAGTTTGCCGAATCCGGACGAGCTGATGGCGGTATTGCCATGCGCGGCAACGATCTGTTGCAGGGCACACCGGATGTAATGGTGACCGATAGCCTGACTGGCAATCTGCTGATGAAAATGTTCTCGTCATTTACGACTGGTGGTAGTTATGAAGCCTCTGGCTTTGGCTATGGACCGGGGTTAGGTGAGGGCGCGACGAAACAACCTGTGAATATCATCTCACGGGCGTCAGGCGCACCGGTTGTGGCAGGAGCCATGAGGTTGTGTGCTGACGCAGCGAGAGGAGAGGTTATGAAGCGCGTTGACGAGGAATGGGAAGCCGCCACCCTGTCAGGGTTAAACAGTGTCTTGACCAGATATTGCACGGCCAAGCCTGCTGCGGAGCAGACTGAAACGGTGGTTGCACCACCGGAGAAGGTGACCGACGCAGAGATAGGCGGGATAGATATCCTCGCTATCGAAGAGGCCTGCCAGGCACTGTGGAAAGCGAACATTTTTGCCCGCACCGGGATGGGCTGTACGGGTCCTATCGTGCTAGTGGCAAAAGATGATTTGGAACAAGCAAGAATCAGGTTAGTTGAGGCAGACTATATCAGCTAA
- a CDS encoding glycine reductase complex selenoprotein B, translated as MTIKVVYYLNQFFAQKGGEEMAHIPMEVAEGPVGVGAQVNTMLKDKAEITHTIICGDSYFNENESLCCHGLQEILAQLKPDLVVAGPAFNAGRYGMACGTVAKVAHEMGITTISGMYPENPGYELFRQYAYMVETGNSAASMRKAVPAMVNLINRFIDTEGEMGSPEEAGYMARGIRVNFFAQKRGSERAVDLLINKLAGSEYTTEYPMPVFDRVEPQPPVEMLSTAKFALVTSGGVVPKGNPDHIESSSASKYGEYSIQGLECLTEDTHETAHGGYDPVACNNNPNRVLPVDVLRDMEREGVIGSLHDMFYTTVGNGTAVAKAKEYGAEIAMKLQKAGVTAAIFTST; from the coding sequence ATGACAATTAAAGTCGTATATTACCTAAACCAGTTCTTCGCCCAGAAAGGTGGTGAAGAGATGGCCCACATTCCAATGGAAGTGGCGGAAGGTCCGGTTGGCGTCGGTGCGCAAGTGAACACCATGCTGAAGGACAAAGCAGAAATCACCCATACCATTATCTGTGGTGACTCCTACTTCAACGAAAACGAAAGCCTATGTTGCCACGGCCTGCAGGAAATATTAGCCCAGCTGAAACCTGATCTTGTGGTAGCAGGCCCGGCCTTTAATGCCGGCCGCTATGGTATGGCGTGTGGTACGGTAGCAAAAGTGGCGCATGAGATGGGTATCACTACTATCTCTGGTATGTACCCTGAAAACCCTGGTTACGAACTATTCCGTCAATATGCCTACATGGTTGAAACCGGCAATAGCGCTGCCAGCATGCGTAAAGCGGTGCCGGCAATGGTTAACCTGATCAACCGCTTTATCGACACTGAAGGTGAAATGGGCTCGCCGGAAGAAGCTGGCTACATGGCCCGCGGTATCCGTGTAAACTTCTTCGCGCAAAAGCGTGGTTCTGAGCGTGCGGTTGATTTGTTGATTAACAAGTTGGCGGGTAGCGAGTATACAACCGAATACCCAATGCCAGTGTTTGACCGTGTCGAGCCCCAACCTCCGGTTGAAATGCTCAGCACAGCTAAGTTTGCGTTGGTAACATCTGGTGGTGTGGTGCCTAAAGGTAACCCGGATCATATCGAGTCCTCCAGTGCTTCCAAGTACGGTGAGTACAGCATTCAGGGGCTAGAGTGCTTGACCGAAGATACTCACGAAACCGCACACGGCGGCTACGACCCTGTGGCATGTAACAACAACCCTAACCGCGTACTGCCTGTCGACGTGCTGCGCGACATGGAACGCGAAGGCGTCATCGGTAGTCTGCATGATATGTTCTACACCACGGTTGGTAACGGTACGGCGGTTGCCAAAGCCAAAGAATACGGTGCAGAAATCGCGATGAAGCTGCAGAAAGCCGGGGTCACCGCTGCTATCTTTACTTCCACTTGA
- a CDS encoding glycine reductase proprotein GrdE: protein MKLELGNIHVRDLAFGPVSEVKENTVVIDQQALIAHLTELDHRIRSLELSIAKPGDSTRIMPVKDVIEPRVKVGCEGDIFPGRHLGEEAMVGEGRTHVLKGMAVVTTGEIVGFQEGIIDMSGPGADYTPFSSTLNLVIQCEVDDSCNQYDHEGVVRLVGLEAARWIGRLAEHVEPQEIETYETKPLLEQAAQFPHLPKVGYVYMLQSQGLLHDTYYYGVDVKGILPTLMYPTEVMDGAIISGNCVSACDKNTSFVHQNSPVIYDLYRHHGTKYNFMGVIVTNENVTLKDKERSSNFTVKLAKQMGWEAAIVSEEGFGNPDADLMMNCAKLEAAGIKTVLLTDEYAGQNGESQSLADSHKSADAVITNGNANQLVTLPAMNTVIGHDRYADVVAGGFNGSLHEDGSITVELQAIIGATSELGFHTLTTKAS, encoded by the coding sequence ATGAAACTCGAACTAGGCAATATCCATGTTCGCGATCTGGCCTTTGGTCCAGTAAGCGAAGTCAAAGAAAATACCGTGGTCATCGATCAGCAGGCATTAATTGCCCACCTGACCGAGCTGGATCACCGTATCCGCTCGTTAGAACTGTCTATCGCCAAACCCGGCGACAGCACCCGCATTATGCCGGTTAAAGATGTTATCGAACCGCGCGTTAAAGTCGGCTGCGAAGGCGATATCTTCCCAGGGCGCCACCTCGGCGAAGAAGCCATGGTCGGTGAAGGCCGCACCCATGTGCTAAAAGGCATGGCAGTGGTGACCACCGGTGAAATCGTTGGTTTCCAGGAAGGGATCATCGATATGAGCGGGCCGGGCGCGGATTACACGCCGTTCTCGTCAACCCTTAACCTGGTTATCCAGTGCGAAGTGGACGATAGCTGTAACCAGTACGATCACGAAGGCGTGGTTCGTTTGGTGGGCTTGGAAGCCGCTCGCTGGATCGGCCGTTTGGCTGAGCATGTTGAGCCACAAGAGATTGAGACTTACGAAACCAAGCCACTGCTAGAGCAAGCTGCACAATTCCCGCACCTGCCGAAAGTGGGTTATGTCTACATGCTGCAAAGCCAGGGCTTGCTGCACGACACTTATTACTACGGTGTTGATGTGAAGGGCATTCTGCCAACATTGATGTACCCAACCGAAGTGATGGACGGCGCGATCATCAGTGGTAACTGTGTATCGGCCTGTGACAAGAACACCAGCTTCGTTCACCAGAACAGCCCGGTCATTTATGACCTATACCGCCACCACGGCACCAAGTATAACTTCATGGGCGTTATCGTGACGAACGAAAACGTCACCCTGAAAGACAAAGAGCGCTCTTCGAACTTCACCGTCAAGCTCGCCAAGCAAATGGGGTGGGAAGCGGCGATTGTCAGCGAGGAAGGCTTTGGTAACCCAGATGCCGACTTGATGATGAACTGTGCCAAGTTGGAAGCCGCAGGTATCAAGACTGTATTGCTGACTGACGAATATGCCGGCCAGAACGGTGAAAGCCAGTCATTGGCTGACTCCCACAAGAGTGCCGATGCGGTGATCACCAATGGTAACGCGAATCAGCTAGTGACCCTACCTGCCATGAATACCGTGATTGGCCACGACCGCTATGCCGATGTGGTCGCGGGTGGCTTTAATGGTAGCTTGCATGAAGACGGTTCAATCACTGTAGAACTACAGGCGATTATCGGTGCGACCAGTGAGCTTGGTTTCCACACCCTCACCACCAAAGCTAGCTAA
- a CDS encoding hypothetical protein (COG0346) gives MKMNHVGIMVGDMDKAVEFYTNALGLKVVMGNTKVVEERETAIGRMCIAVFGEGFKGFNIAHLVTTDGIGVELFEMKERQERHEVDFSRLGIFHFCLQTDDFAATIEKVEKFGGKVRMDIMRYHPEDDNKPAKMVYLEDPFGNLFELYSHTYEETYASEYE, from the coding sequence ATGAAAATGAATCACGTAGGTATCATGGTCGGCGATATGGATAAAGCAGTTGAGTTTTATACCAATGCTCTAGGCCTGAAAGTCGTTATGGGTAACACCAAAGTCGTTGAAGAGCGTGAGACCGCCATCGGCAGAATGTGTATCGCTGTTTTCGGCGAAGGCTTCAAAGGTTTCAACATTGCCCACCTGGTCACTACCGATGGCATTGGTGTTGAGTTGTTCGAAATGAAAGAGCGCCAAGAGCGTCACGAAGTTGACTTCTCTCGCCTGGGTATTTTCCACTTCTGCCTTCAGACCGATGATTTCGCAGCGACAATTGAAAAAGTGGAGAAGTTCGGCGGTAAAGTACGTATGGATATCATGCGCTACCATCCAGAAGATGATAACAAACCAGCTAAAATGGTTTACCTGGAAGACCCGTTCGGTAACTTGTTTGAGCTTTACTCTCACACTTACGAAGAAACTTACGCTTCTGAGTACGAGTAA
- a CDS encoding putative selenophosphate synthase (COG0709), whose amino-acid sequence MAQVLQSISPLFPEQAYPNLMVGLTVSDDAAVYKINDDVAVIQTLDFFTPIVDDPYDFGAIAAANALSDVYAMGGQVTLAMNIFCVPTDLPQEVVGQILKGGAEKVREAGAVLVGGHTVEDSEPKFGLSVMGTIHPSKVQTKAAVESGDVLVLTKPIGTGLISTAAKRGKASQAAIKASTDNMKKLNRKAAEIFANYPVKACTDVTGYSLLGHAHEMAEKSDICMHFKAEQVPFLPEAEDYAAQGLFPGGAKRNLDAYREDIAFDDGLDESWHRKLCCPETSGGLLAAVPKDCLDALLTEFSSQDEPCWVVGFAEVGSGLKVS is encoded by the coding sequence ATGGCGCAGGTTCTGCAGTCCATTTCACCCCTATTTCCCGAACAAGCGTATCCCAATCTGATGGTTGGGTTGACGGTAAGTGATGATGCTGCCGTCTACAAAATCAACGACGATGTTGCCGTTATCCAAACATTGGATTTCTTTACTCCGATCGTGGATGACCCCTATGACTTCGGTGCCATTGCCGCAGCGAATGCCCTGAGTGATGTCTATGCCATGGGTGGTCAGGTAACACTGGCGATGAATATCTTTTGTGTGCCAACCGACCTTCCTCAAGAGGTTGTCGGCCAAATCCTCAAAGGCGGTGCGGAGAAAGTCCGTGAAGCCGGCGCGGTATTGGTTGGCGGCCATACCGTGGAAGACAGCGAGCCGAAGTTTGGCTTGTCTGTGATGGGTACCATCCACCCGTCCAAAGTGCAAACCAAGGCGGCGGTGGAAAGTGGCGATGTCCTGGTACTGACCAAACCGATTGGTACCGGGCTGATCTCGACAGCTGCAAAACGCGGTAAAGCTAGTCAGGCGGCGATCAAAGCTTCTACTGACAATATGAAAAAGCTAAACCGCAAGGCGGCTGAGATCTTTGCCAACTACCCCGTTAAGGCGTGTACCGATGTCACTGGTTACTCCCTGTTGGGCCATGCCCATGAAATGGCAGAGAAAAGTGATATCTGTATGCACTTCAAGGCGGAGCAGGTGCCGTTCTTACCAGAAGCTGAAGACTATGCCGCTCAAGGGTTATTCCCGGGCGGGGCGAAGCGCAATCTCGATGCGTATCGTGAAGACATAGCTTTCGACGATGGTCTGGATGAAAGTTGGCATCGCAAGCTGTGCTGCCCGGAAACCTCCGGCGGCCTGCTGGCAGCAGTACCGAAAGATTGTCTGGATGCGTTATTAACTGAATTTAGCAGTCAAGATGAACCCTGTTGGGTTGTCGGGTTTGCCGAGGTAGGTTCTGGCCTCAAGGTCAGCTAA
- a CDS encoding hypothetical protein (COG1858), whose protein sequence is MTESVPMNLSLSLCFRRFNYLLLCMVIIGCPGEGPAFRQHWNQDDLRILQSLHLSNLPPVTDPGNAYIGNDAAAELGRKLFFSPQLSQKGDTSCAHCHQPKHYFTSGKAVDGKRNTPTVVGSAAFSWQFWDGRADSLWSQALFPLEDPTEHALSRLEVVHIVLDNFQDDYKEAFGATEKLTNFLNEKASLPRQASPVNSAENWELLTDGQRSQINQIYASIGKALAAYQARLMPAESRFDKYVEAVVKKDYGSAHQLLSPAEEAGLRLFISDRGRCIRCHSGPLFSNGGFTATAAPGSLHDEGRLAIIEQLPNNEFNCLSRYADEGEGSCDELVYLKTAGEELRHAFKVPTLRNISLTAPYMHNGAFNELSEVMDYYNRSPRNSLNHTELEPLYLFPFQLKQLEQFLLSLESGIAPSSVWELAHNQEKVE, encoded by the coding sequence ATGACAGAGAGCGTACCCATGAATTTATCTTTGAGTTTATGCTTTAGGCGCTTCAATTACCTATTGCTGTGTATGGTGATTATCGGGTGCCCCGGGGAGGGACCCGCTTTTCGCCAGCATTGGAACCAAGATGACCTAAGGATTCTGCAGTCACTGCATTTGTCCAATCTACCGCCAGTCACTGATCCTGGTAATGCTTATATCGGTAATGATGCTGCCGCAGAGCTGGGACGAAAATTGTTTTTCTCACCCCAGTTAAGCCAAAAAGGCGATACCTCCTGTGCCCATTGCCACCAACCTAAACATTACTTCACATCGGGTAAAGCGGTAGACGGCAAGCGTAATACGCCCACTGTGGTGGGCAGTGCGGCTTTTTCTTGGCAATTTTGGGATGGTCGGGCTGATAGTTTATGGTCACAGGCACTGTTTCCGCTCGAAGATCCTACTGAGCATGCACTGAGTCGGCTTGAAGTTGTTCATATCGTACTGGACAACTTCCAGGATGACTACAAAGAGGCATTTGGAGCAACGGAAAAACTGACTAATTTTCTGAACGAAAAGGCATCATTGCCAAGACAAGCCTCGCCAGTAAACAGTGCCGAAAACTGGGAGTTGTTGACCGATGGGCAGCGCAGCCAAATCAACCAGATCTATGCGTCAATAGGTAAGGCTTTGGCGGCATACCAAGCCAGACTGATGCCCGCAGAGTCGAGGTTTGATAAGTATGTCGAAGCGGTTGTCAAAAAAGATTATGGGTCGGCTCATCAGCTTTTGAGCCCCGCTGAAGAGGCAGGGCTACGCCTATTTATCAGCGACAGGGGGCGTTGTATCCGCTGTCATAGCGGACCATTGTTTTCAAATGGAGGATTCACCGCAACCGCAGCGCCTGGGAGTCTGCATGATGAAGGGCGCTTGGCGATTATTGAGCAACTGCCAAATAATGAGTTCAATTGCTTAAGCCGATATGCCGATGAAGGTGAAGGTAGTTGTGATGAGCTGGTGTATTTAAAAACAGCAGGTGAAGAGTTACGCCATGCATTTAAAGTCCCAACACTCAGAAATATAAGCTTAACGGCACCGTACATGCACAACGGCGCGTTTAATGAGCTTAGTGAGGTAATGGATTATTACAATCGCTCGCCTCGGAATAGCTTGAACCACACAGAGCTAGAACCGCTTTACCTATTTCCCTTCCAACTCAAACAACTTGAGCAGTTTTTATTGTCACTTGAAAGTGGAATAGCACCTTCATCTGTATGGGAGCTTGCCCACAACCAGGAGAAAGTAGAATGA